Proteins found in one Amycolatopsis aidingensis genomic segment:
- a CDS encoding CDP-alcohol phosphatidyltransferase family protein, with amino-acid sequence MSGPPTGKSGFAATLRRLPSAQKSAQGAPAYSRFVNRRAGGVLAAAAYQLGLTPNAVTAVSAAFTFAGIAGIALVEPSVTSGLLVCAALVLGYALDAADGQLARLRGGGSASGEWLDHIVDAAKISALHLAVLLAWYRFFELPESYLLVPLGFQVVAVVLFFGMTLNDQLRRVKGVPRAASGTPSTIRSVLVVPTDYGVLCLAFLVLGFRDIFTVVYCLLFLANTAFLVAALRKWFLDMARLDTAGRTAEGTDNG; translated from the coding sequence ATGAGTGGTCCGCCGACCGGTAAGTCCGGTTTCGCCGCGACCCTGCGGCGGCTGCCGTCGGCGCAGAAGAGCGCTCAGGGCGCCCCGGCGTACTCCCGCTTCGTCAACCGCAGGGCGGGTGGTGTTCTCGCCGCCGCTGCCTACCAGCTCGGGCTGACACCCAATGCCGTGACGGCGGTCAGCGCGGCGTTCACCTTCGCGGGGATCGCCGGGATCGCCCTGGTCGAACCGTCCGTGACCAGCGGATTACTGGTCTGTGCCGCCCTCGTGCTCGGCTACGCCCTGGACGCGGCGGACGGGCAGCTTGCCCGGTTGCGCGGCGGCGGCAGCGCCTCCGGCGAGTGGCTGGACCACATCGTGGACGCCGCGAAAATCTCGGCGCTGCATTTGGCGGTACTGCTTGCCTGGTACCGTTTCTTCGAGCTTCCGGAAAGCTACCTGCTGGTTCCGTTGGGTTTTCAGGTCGTCGCCGTCGTCCTGTTTTTCGGAATGACGCTGAACGACCAGTTGCGCAGGGTGAAGGGAGTACCACGGGCCGCCTCCGGAACGCCATCGACCATCCGGTCGGTCCTTGTTGTTCCGACGGACTACGGTGTGTTGTGCCTGGCATTCCTGGTACTCGGTTTCCGCGATATATTCACGGTGGTCTACTGTTTGCTATTTCTGGCCAACACCGCCTTCCTGGTCGCGGCCTTGCGCAAGTGGTTCCTGGACATGGCGAGGCTGGACACCGCGGGGCGGACGGCAGAGGGGACGGATAACGGGTGA
- a CDS encoding adenylyltransferase/cytidyltransferase family protein, translated as MTVVGYAPGAYDMFHIGHLNILRRASQECDRLVAGVVSDEVVLKAKGKLPIIPFDERLEIVRSVRFVHEAVPDLHLDKFDSWLHIGFDVLFKGDDWRGTERAERLEAALGEVGARVVYFPYTMHTSSTALRKLISVPS; from the coding sequence GTGACAGTGGTCGGCTATGCCCCCGGCGCCTACGACATGTTCCATATCGGGCACCTCAACATCCTGCGCCGGGCCAGCCAGGAGTGCGACCGCCTGGTCGCCGGGGTGGTCTCCGACGAGGTGGTGCTCAAGGCGAAGGGGAAACTCCCGATCATCCCGTTCGATGAGCGCCTCGAGATCGTCCGCAGCGTGCGCTTCGTGCACGAGGCGGTTCCGGACCTGCACCTGGACAAGTTCGACTCCTGGTTGCACATCGGGTTCGACGTGCTCTTCAAGGGGGATGACTGGCGCGGCACCGAACGGGCGGAGCGGCTGGAGGCCGCGCTGGGCGAGGTCGGCGCCCGCGTCGTCTACTTCCCCTACACCATGCACACCTCCAGCACCGCCCTCCGCAAGCTGATCTCCGTCCCCTCCTGA